From Diospyros lotus cultivar Yz01 chromosome 4, ASM1463336v1, whole genome shotgun sequence, a single genomic window includes:
- the LOC127799000 gene encoding protein RADIALIS-like 4, giving the protein MASSSVTSWTRRENKQFEEALAFFDKDTPDRWQNIARAVGGKTVEEVKRHYEILVKDIIQIESDKIPLPNYRSTGRSGRR; this is encoded by the coding sequence ATGGCATCAAGTTCTGTCACTTCTTGGACACGGAGGGAGAACAAGCAATTTGAAGAGGCTCTAGCCTTCTTCGACAAGGACACCCCAGATCGCTGGCAAAACATAGCCAGGGCTGTGGGTGGGAAGACGGTGGAGGAAGTGAAGCGCCATTATGAGATCCTTGTGAAGGACATCATACAAATTGAATCTGACAAAATACCTTTGCCCAATTACAGGTCTACAGGGAGAAGTGGTAGAAGATAA